In one Neobacillus sp. CF12 genomic region, the following are encoded:
- a CDS encoding sugar ABC transporter permease — MKNTAIGWSFVAVAAVMICLFYFYPMIQAFMMSLQSGRGTNLTFVGLENYARLLKDPVFLTTVKNTVVYLIIQVPIMIILALFISVLLNDKALKFKGFFRTAIFLPCVTSLVAYSVTFKYLFGQDGIVNIMLMKLSLIAEPIQWLTDPFWAKITIIAAITWRWTGYNMIFYLSALQNVDQSIYEAAKIDGASPIQTFFKITIPMLKPIILFTSITSTIGTLQLFDEVMNITAGGPGNATMTISQYIYNLSFKYTPDFGYAATVSYAIVILIVIFSIIQFKVAGDKNA; from the coding sequence ATGAAAAACACAGCTATCGGCTGGTCATTTGTTGCTGTTGCTGCTGTAATGATTTGTTTATTTTACTTTTACCCGATGATTCAAGCGTTCATGATGTCATTACAATCCGGCAGGGGAACAAACTTAACATTTGTCGGCCTCGAAAATTATGCACGATTATTAAAAGACCCAGTATTTCTGACCACGGTAAAGAATACAGTCGTTTATTTAATCATTCAAGTACCAATTATGATTATTCTAGCTTTATTCATATCCGTTCTACTAAATGATAAAGCGTTAAAGTTTAAAGGTTTTTTCCGAACAGCCATCTTTTTACCATGTGTAACCTCACTAGTTGCCTATTCTGTTACGTTCAAATATTTGTTTGGGCAAGATGGCATCGTAAACATTATGTTAATGAAACTGTCCCTGATTGCAGAACCGATTCAATGGTTAACAGACCCGTTCTGGGCAAAAATCACAATCATTGCTGCAATTACATGGCGCTGGACTGGCTATAATATGATTTTCTATCTATCTGCACTGCAAAACGTCGATCAATCTATTTATGAAGCGGCGAAAATAGACGGGGCTTCACCCATTCAAACCTTTTTCAAGATTACCATTCCAATGTTAAAACCAATTATTTTGTTTACTTCGATTACTTCCACCATTGGTACGCTTCAGTTGTTCGATGAGGTTATGAATATTACGGCGGGTGGACCTGGGAATGCAACAATGACCATCTCCCAGTATATTTACAATCTATCCTTTAAATATACTCCGGACTTTGGTTATGCGGCTACTGTTTCATACGCGATTGTGATTCTGATTGTGATCTTCTCTATTATTCAGTTTAAAGTGGCAGGTGATAAAAATGCTTAA
- a CDS encoding DUF2264 domain-containing protein, producing the protein MLKVDLPIQKNPLKSREDLIEAVKQIVHPLKPFYSKDRARLEIGNTGASYSDDIAGLEGFSRVLWGLVPLLAGGESSEVWELCLKGIKNGTDPAHEEYWGNITDFDQRAVEMAAYGYALALVPEKVWDPLTDEEKANFFAWLNQINRISVYDCNWLFFPILVNLGFKAVGLPYDRENVNKNLDRLDEFYLEEGWYADGLDAHCDYYVPFAIHFYSLLYAKLMDKDDPKRAEKYRNRAATFAKDFIYWFSKDGSALPYGRSLAYRFSQSAFWSALVYAGVEPFSLGEIKGLILRNLRWWFNQPIFDSNGLLTIGYCYPNLVMAENYNASGSPYWALKTFLFLALPKEHPFWQAEEKPLPTLKEKIVQKSPRFIVCRQEERGHTVAFNAGYKHTNEHPHVGAKYEKFAYSNLFGFSVQKADWGLSQGAFDSMLAISECDNLFRGKKTCVDFSVSEHVIYTNWKPFADVDIKTWLVAGAPWHIRIHCIETNRAIDYADGGFALGLENKEHQGQKAEVILNKQESLAKLPWGSSGIVSIYGQGQPDLVYANANTNLINPRTVIPTVKGSLKPGTHWLVNAVFGEPGSENEVSQWDLVPHVDITHDEMIITLGTQTVVIQKEAVTS; encoded by the coding sequence ATGTTAAAAGTTGATTTACCGATACAAAAGAATCCACTCAAATCCCGAGAAGATTTGATAGAAGCCGTTAAGCAAATTGTACATCCTTTGAAACCATTTTACAGTAAAGACAGAGCCCGTCTGGAAATTGGAAACACGGGTGCCAGTTACTCTGATGATATTGCGGGTTTAGAAGGTTTCTCTCGAGTGCTTTGGGGTTTGGTTCCTTTGCTTGCTGGCGGAGAAAGTTCAGAAGTATGGGAGCTGTGCTTAAAAGGAATAAAGAACGGGACTGACCCTGCTCATGAAGAATATTGGGGAAACATTACTGACTTTGATCAGCGCGCAGTTGAGATGGCCGCATATGGATATGCACTTGCACTAGTGCCTGAAAAAGTTTGGGACCCGCTTACTGATGAGGAAAAGGCTAACTTTTTTGCCTGGCTGAACCAAATTAATCGTATTAGCGTTTATGATTGTAATTGGCTGTTTTTCCCAATACTGGTTAACCTCGGTTTTAAGGCAGTGGGATTACCTTATGATCGGGAAAATGTAAATAAGAATCTAGACAGACTTGATGAGTTTTATCTAGAGGAAGGCTGGTATGCTGACGGACTTGATGCTCACTGTGATTATTATGTTCCGTTTGCCATTCATTTTTATAGTTTGCTTTATGCGAAACTAATGGATAAGGATGATCCAAAAAGGGCAGAGAAGTATAGAAACAGGGCAGCGACATTTGCCAAGGATTTTATCTATTGGTTTTCAAAAGATGGTTCAGCACTTCCCTATGGCAGAAGTCTAGCTTACCGATTCTCACAATCTGCCTTTTGGAGCGCCCTCGTTTACGCTGGGGTAGAGCCTTTTTCACTAGGGGAAATAAAGGGGCTAATCCTAAGAAACCTTCGTTGGTGGTTTAACCAGCCTATATTCGATTCCAATGGGCTGCTAACGATTGGATATTGTTATCCCAATTTGGTAATGGCAGAAAATTACAATGCATCCGGTTCACCGTATTGGGCGCTAAAAACTTTCTTGTTTTTAGCACTCCCAAAAGAGCATCCATTTTGGCAGGCAGAGGAAAAGCCTCTTCCGACTTTAAAGGAGAAGATTGTCCAAAAATCTCCACGGTTTATAGTATGCAGGCAAGAGGAACGAGGTCATACTGTTGCATTTAACGCTGGGTATAAGCACACAAATGAACACCCGCATGTAGGAGCCAAATATGAAAAATTTGCTTACTCGAATCTATTTGGATTTAGCGTACAAAAAGCAGATTGGGGGCTTTCCCAAGGCGCATTTGACTCCATGTTAGCAATTAGTGAGTGTGACAATCTATTTAGAGGTAAAAAAACATGTGTGGACTTTAGTGTTTCAGAACATGTTATTTACACCAATTGGAAGCCATTTGCAGATGTCGATATAAAAACGTGGCTTGTAGCCGGAGCACCTTGGCATATTCGTATTCATTGCATCGAGACAAACAGGGCTATAGATTATGCGGATGGTGGATTTGCATTAGGACTTGAAAATAAGGAACATCAAGGCCAAAAGGCAGAGGTCATTCTGAATAAGCAGGAAAGTTTAGCGAAATTACCTTGGGGATCGAGCGGTATTGTAAGCATTTATGGACAGGGCCAACCGGATTTGGTCTATGCGAATGCAAATACAAATCTCATAAATCCAAGAACGGTCATCCCTACAGTCAAAGGCAGCTTAAAGCCAGGCACACACTGGCTGGTAAACGCAGTGTTTGGAGAACCTGGCAGTGAGAATGAAGTAAGTCAATGGGATCTGGTACCCCATGTTGATATTACCCATGATGAAATGATTATTACACTTGGGACACAAACAGTGGTCATTCAAAAAGAAGCAGTTACATCGTAA
- a CDS encoding sensor histidine kinase, translated as MRFIPERFRHNNLFITMFLISVIIITTVSVTITWTTIRMSEDFFFEKFSITNAKVMDQVKDSFETYNYSVVIASNNLLQSGTIKRILTEEGTNVQRMNAYYTLGQQMNRIESNVDTYETSILVTGINGIIYATDRSYWPITDDELKTGDITKNTLREPKRLMYQYDERPDKEDGRYIVTSKALMERTSGNVYGTMYFAIKENEFREFYSSYTSPGNHVFLVNKSGVIMSSDQSKLIGEKSEELLRYAEEIVSEPKDYIIKDFLGKEQIILMEYLPSFEMYMFNIIDKKTAFGTLIDKKQIVLISMGIVFVALIIVFFASRRMTNSLSKLVKQIESTSKHEFDKYVTVSGTYETRQIGNAFNSMLDELHEYVDQLVVSQKNQRNAELAALQQQINPHFLYNTLTSIKFMVQQGGKEETEATINAFISLLQNTIGNVSETITVKQEMDNLRNYVLINQKRYGDRIKVNYFVTPDCMDLQIPKLILQPFMENSFFHGFIRKPAGFINVLVWQDGNTLICEVIDNGDGMEVSEDNNLPNTRRKQQHFSGIGVRNVHERIQLIYGEEYGVTIASSLGEGTKVRITLPIQK; from the coding sequence ATGAGATTTATTCCTGAACGGTTTAGACATAATAATTTATTTATTACCATGTTTCTAATTAGTGTGATCATCATTACTACCGTTTCAGTCACGATAACGTGGACAACGATTCGGATGTCAGAAGACTTCTTTTTTGAAAAATTCAGTATCACCAATGCGAAAGTGATGGATCAGGTGAAAGATAGTTTCGAGACATATAATTATTCAGTGGTTATTGCGTCTAACAATTTATTGCAGAGCGGCACCATAAAGAGAATCCTTACAGAAGAGGGCACAAATGTCCAGCGAATGAATGCTTATTATACGTTGGGTCAGCAGATGAATCGAATAGAGTCTAATGTGGACACATACGAGACAAGCATCCTTGTCACGGGGATAAATGGAATCATTTATGCGACCGACCGGTCCTATTGGCCCATTACCGATGATGAATTGAAGACCGGTGACATTACCAAGAATACGCTTAGGGAGCCTAAGCGGTTGATGTACCAATACGACGAACGTCCGGATAAAGAGGATGGACGTTATATTGTCACTTCGAAAGCGTTAATGGAACGAACTTCTGGAAATGTCTATGGAACGATGTATTTTGCTATTAAAGAAAATGAATTCAGGGAGTTTTACTCCAGCTACACAAGTCCTGGTAATCATGTATTCTTAGTAAACAAATCTGGAGTTATTATGTCGAGCGATCAGTCAAAGCTGATTGGCGAAAAGTCTGAGGAACTGCTTCGCTACGCCGAGGAAATAGTATCTGAACCAAAAGATTACATTATTAAGGACTTTTTAGGAAAAGAACAAATCATCTTGATGGAGTACCTCCCATCTTTTGAAATGTATATGTTTAATATTATCGATAAAAAAACAGCCTTTGGCACCTTAATTGATAAGAAGCAGATCGTGCTAATTTCGATGGGGATTGTGTTTGTTGCGCTGATTATTGTGTTCTTCGCTTCAAGAAGAATGACCAACTCTTTATCAAAGCTGGTGAAGCAAATTGAGAGTACTTCTAAACACGAGTTTGATAAGTATGTAACTGTTTCAGGGACGTATGAAACAAGACAAATCGGGAATGCATTTAACTCGATGCTGGATGAGCTTCATGAGTATGTGGACCAGCTCGTCGTCTCACAAAAAAATCAGCGGAATGCGGAACTGGCTGCTCTTCAGCAGCAAATTAACCCGCATTTTTTATACAATACATTAACATCCATTAAATTCATGGTCCAACAGGGCGGAAAAGAAGAAACGGAAGCGACGATTAATGCATTTATTTCCTTGCTGCAAAACACGATAGGTAATGTCAGTGAAACCATTACGGTTAAACAGGAAATGGATAATTTAAGGAATTATGTATTAATTAATCAAAAACGCTATGGTGATCGGATTAAAGTAAACTATTTTGTTACGCCTGATTGCATGGACCTGCAAATCCCGAAACTGATTCTTCAGCCTTTTATGGAAAACTCCTTTTTCCATGGATTTATCCGTAAGCCTGCAGGATTTATCAATGTTCTTGTTTGGCAGGACGGGAATACCTTGATTTGTGAAGTAATCGATAATGGTGACGGAATGGAAGTTTCAGAGGATAACAATCTTCCAAACACGAGGCGTAAGCAGCAGCATTTCTCCGGAATTGGGGTAAGAAATGTACATGAGCGTATTCAATTAATTTACGGTGAAGAATATGGAGTTACCATCGCAAGCAGTCTTGGTGAAGGGACAAAGGTCCGGATAACACTACCGATTCAAAAATAA
- a CDS encoding heparinase II/III family protein: MISNDIKNLLVSETPLLFSTTEEKTEWWRNAAANPEFNLLIEEIRVEGERLLQEAEQELTYSFFRIFTENGSRLEFEKVYFQKRHRLTTFAIMVLLEPENKEYVAALENIIWSICNEYSWCLPAHLKNSPETSTSINCSLEKHSVENDSIDLFSAETAFALAEILKLTEDVLDPLIRKRIYVEVYKRVFRPFHTTKYEWETQEHNWAAVCAGAIGAAAMHLIEDSKELSLILERVLPAMDCYLKGFSNDGVCLEGYGYWQYGFGYYVYFADLLRKKTGGKLDLFTSEKIHQIALFQQRCFLYQNQVVNFSDALPTASVFLGMSHYLSKVYEDFEIPERKLRAKFTADHCGRWAPAIRNLLWFDETLPDQPWENGSRFFKDSQWFISRHQTKFGSFSFAAKGGNNNEPHNHNDIGHFILQGNNEVFFKDLGSGLYNKDYFSEKRYTFLCNGSQGHSVPIINHQFQEEGSLRQARILQADVGREEDVFELDLAKAYELEILQRLTRKFTWVKMNQPKLIVEDIYSFSDQPVSIMERLITPALKITEKENEVILEGNQRLSIQYDSRLLYLEVKKLNFINHFGNMEENYALDFTVLNPVKECKVQLLFQFE, encoded by the coding sequence TTGATTTCAAATGATATAAAAAATTTGCTAGTTTCTGAGACGCCACTGTTATTCTCTACTACAGAAGAAAAAACAGAATGGTGGAGAAACGCAGCTGCTAATCCTGAATTTAATCTTCTTATTGAAGAGATACGTGTTGAGGGAGAGCGGCTGCTGCAGGAAGCAGAGCAAGAGTTGACGTATTCGTTTTTCAGGATATTTACAGAGAATGGCTCGAGGCTTGAATTTGAAAAGGTTTACTTTCAAAAAAGACATCGCCTTACAACCTTTGCAATAATGGTTTTGCTTGAACCAGAGAACAAGGAGTATGTTGCGGCACTAGAAAACATTATTTGGTCTATTTGTAATGAGTATTCCTGGTGTCTGCCGGCCCATTTAAAAAATAGCCCAGAAACATCCACGAGTATCAACTGTTCGCTCGAAAAACATAGTGTTGAAAATGATAGTATTGATTTATTTTCTGCTGAAACAGCTTTTGCCTTAGCAGAGATACTTAAGCTTACGGAAGACGTTTTAGATCCATTAATACGTAAGCGCATTTATGTAGAAGTGTATAAACGAGTGTTTCGGCCCTTCCATACAACGAAATATGAATGGGAAACACAGGAGCATAACTGGGCGGCTGTATGTGCAGGGGCAATTGGTGCTGCTGCCATGCATTTAATCGAAGATTCTAAGGAACTCTCCCTTATTTTAGAGCGGGTTCTGCCTGCCATGGACTGCTATTTAAAAGGCTTCAGCAACGATGGTGTTTGCCTTGAAGGCTATGGTTATTGGCAATATGGCTTTGGATATTATGTCTATTTTGCGGATTTATTAAGAAAGAAAACTGGTGGGAAACTGGATTTATTTACTAGTGAAAAGATACACCAAATCGCTCTCTTTCAACAAAGGTGTTTTCTGTATCAGAATCAAGTGGTTAACTTTTCGGATGCACTACCAACCGCTTCTGTATTTTTAGGAATGAGTCATTATTTAAGCAAAGTCTATGAGGACTTTGAAATCCCGGAAAGAAAACTCCGTGCTAAATTTACTGCAGATCATTGCGGCAGATGGGCACCGGCAATTCGGAACCTTTTATGGTTTGATGAAACACTTCCGGATCAACCATGGGAGAATGGAAGCCGTTTTTTCAAAGATTCACAATGGTTTATTTCACGGCACCAAACAAAATTCGGAAGCTTCTCTTTTGCTGCAAAGGGTGGAAATAACAACGAACCACACAATCATAATGATATTGGTCATTTTATCCTCCAAGGAAACAATGAAGTATTCTTTAAGGATTTAGGCAGTGGTTTATATAATAAAGATTATTTTAGTGAGAAACGTTATACGTTTTTATGTAATGGATCTCAGGGGCATTCAGTTCCGATTATCAACCATCAATTTCAGGAAGAAGGTTCATTAAGGCAGGCTAGAATTCTTCAGGCAGATGTAGGCAGGGAAGAAGATGTCTTTGAATTAGACCTGGCAAAAGCATATGAATTGGAGATCCTTCAACGTTTAACTCGAAAGTTTACGTGGGTGAAAATGAATCAGCCAAAGCTGATCGTAGAGGATATCTATTCTTTCAGTGACCAGCCCGTATCCATAATGGAGAGACTGATTACTCCAGCTTTGAAGATAACGGAAAAAGAGAATGAAGTGATTCTAGAAGGAAACCAGAGGCTGAGCATTCAATATGATAGCAGACTGCTTTATTTGGAAGTAAAGAAGTTAAATTTTATCAATCATTTCGGGAATATGGAAGAGAACTATGCGCTTGACTTTACCGTATTGAACCCGGTTAAAGAGTGTAAGGTGCAATTACTATTCCAATTTGAGTAG
- a CDS encoding response regulator transcription factor, which produces MTVGERGRVLIVDDEQLIRQGIKHYLNWEQEGFEIVGEASNGMEALELIEMKHPHILITDIVMPIMDGEELTRIVKERYPEIEVIILSSFGEFDYVRSTFQSGVVDYILKPKLESKGLLKALKAAAERIPSLQMMDKQVAADLSVGQIIKKLIAGYEVNYDVEKISEVFPYRKFCLLGVGLQSGETELPNHLKGKFEAEFGREDYSFHYDQNIVLVNGDDFTKFIKYVKQLGESMDGYGFALSKTFTDFSQLTVIYKECLVKLLNYRFYFSEQHLLMEKDLPYPEPQCDSFNLDWFTGEFKRKNFEDAFNYLQEHVTALSNCYTLDVYEYKAFIGNIVFNITVLLGNMEYDVKELDHAKYSYFKSIEEAQTAIEVKDQLNRFITEAKQCISSSQTHLDNQNMKKLLEYIKEHYAEPLTLTDVAKHFHFNPSYLSSYFSTHNREGFIEYINRIRIEEASKLLVEGRATISEISGMVGYSDHSYFCKVFKKMTGLSPSQYRRKQNTR; this is translated from the coding sequence TTGACAGTTGGGGAACGTGGAAGAGTACTTATTGTTGACGATGAACAATTAATTAGACAAGGAATAAAGCATTATTTAAATTGGGAACAGGAAGGGTTCGAAATTGTTGGAGAAGCCTCAAACGGCATGGAAGCACTCGAATTAATCGAGATGAAACATCCTCATATCCTGATCACTGATATCGTAATGCCGATTATGGATGGTGAAGAATTAACGAGAATTGTCAAGGAACGCTATCCGGAAATTGAAGTAATTATCCTAAGTAGTTTTGGAGAGTTTGATTATGTCCGCTCCACTTTTCAAAGTGGAGTAGTTGATTATATTCTTAAGCCGAAACTTGAGTCGAAGGGGCTCTTGAAAGCGTTGAAGGCCGCTGCTGAGCGAATTCCGTCCCTTCAAATGATGGACAAGCAGGTTGCTGCGGATCTCTCCGTCGGGCAAATTATTAAGAAATTGATAGCAGGATATGAAGTGAATTATGATGTTGAGAAAATTTCTGAAGTGTTTCCTTATCGCAAATTTTGTTTATTAGGTGTTGGTTTACAAAGCGGGGAAACAGAATTACCTAATCATCTTAAGGGGAAATTTGAAGCTGAGTTTGGGCGAGAAGATTATTCCTTTCATTACGATCAAAATATCGTTCTTGTAAACGGAGATGATTTCACTAAGTTCATTAAATATGTTAAGCAGCTTGGGGAATCAATGGACGGGTATGGTTTTGCACTTAGTAAAACATTCACGGACTTCTCACAGTTAACAGTTATATACAAAGAATGTCTGGTAAAACTTTTGAATTATCGTTTTTATTTTTCCGAGCAGCACCTATTGATGGAAAAGGATTTACCTTATCCAGAGCCGCAGTGTGACAGTTTTAATTTAGATTGGTTTACAGGTGAGTTTAAGCGGAAGAACTTTGAAGATGCTTTTAACTATTTACAGGAACATGTAACAGCACTATCTAACTGTTACACATTAGATGTTTACGAATACAAGGCTTTTATCGGCAACATTGTCTTTAACATTACGGTTCTCCTCGGAAACATGGAGTACGACGTAAAGGAATTGGATCATGCCAAGTATTCCTATTTTAAGTCGATTGAAGAAGCACAAACTGCAATAGAGGTAAAAGACCAATTAAACAGGTTTATTACGGAAGCAAAGCAATGTATTTCTTCTTCCCAAACTCATCTCGATAATCAAAATATGAAAAAGTTGCTGGAATATATCAAGGAACATTATGCGGAACCGCTAACCCTTACAGATGTTGCGAAGCATTTTCATTTTAATCCTTCCTATTTATCAAGTTATTTTTCAACTCATAATCGTGAAGGGTTTATTGAGTATATTAATCGGATTCGGATTGAAGAAGCATCAAAGCTTCTTGTTGAGGGAAGGGCAACGATTTCTGAAATTAGTGGAATGGTTGGTTATTCTGATCACAGTTATTTTTGCAAAGTGTTCAAAAAAATGACAGGTCTGTCACCAAGTCAATATCGAAGAAAACAAAACACGAGATAA
- a CDS encoding extracellular solute-binding protein, which yields MKKVLALFLVSLLLLTACSSGSETKDTSGDAKDTNKITVWAWDPNFNIKAMNLAKEAYENKDVEIEIIENAQDDIIQKLNTSLSSGTTKGLPNVVLIEDYRAQSFLQAYPDMFHEMTGSFKAEDFADYKIAPTSFEGKNYGLPFDTGVTGLYVRTDYLEQAGYTVEDLQNIDWDKYIEIGKKVKETTGKQMLTQDPNDLGLIRMMIQTAGSWYLEEDGVTPNLADNEALKVAFETYKKLLDADLVKPVSDWSQFLAGFNSGEVATVPTGNWITPSIKAEASQAGKWAVVPFPTLPGVDNSVNASNLGGSSWYVLNVPGKEKAADFLAKTFGSNVEFYQTINKEIGAIGTYKPASEGEAYQAADEFFGGQKIIADFANWTAEIPQVNFGLHTYAIEDILAVEAQNYIKGKDLDKALEDAQGQAETQVK from the coding sequence ATGAAGAAAGTACTTGCTCTATTTTTAGTAAGCCTACTGTTATTGACTGCCTGTTCTTCGGGGTCAGAAACAAAAGATACTTCCGGAGATGCAAAAGATACAAATAAGATAACCGTGTGGGCATGGGATCCAAATTTCAACATTAAAGCGATGAACTTAGCAAAAGAAGCATATGAAAATAAAGATGTAGAGATTGAAATTATTGAAAATGCTCAAGATGACATTATTCAAAAGCTAAACACAAGCTTGAGCTCTGGTACGACTAAAGGTCTTCCGAATGTTGTGTTAATTGAAGACTATCGAGCACAAAGTTTCCTACAAGCATATCCTGACATGTTCCACGAAATGACTGGATCATTTAAAGCAGAAGATTTTGCTGATTATAAAATTGCTCCAACAAGCTTTGAAGGTAAAAACTATGGTCTTCCATTTGATACTGGAGTAACAGGATTATATGTAAGAACAGATTATTTAGAGCAAGCTGGTTATACAGTTGAAGATCTACAAAACATCGACTGGGACAAGTACATTGAAATTGGTAAAAAAGTTAAAGAAACAACTGGCAAACAAATGTTAACACAAGATCCAAATGACCTTGGCTTGATTCGTATGATGATCCAAACGGCTGGTTCATGGTACTTAGAAGAAGATGGTGTAACACCTAACTTGGCAGACAATGAAGCATTAAAAGTTGCTTTTGAAACGTATAAAAAGCTTTTAGACGCGGATTTAGTGAAACCTGTATCTGACTGGAGCCAATTCTTAGCTGGCTTTAATAGCGGTGAAGTTGCAACTGTGCCAACAGGTAACTGGATTACTCCTTCCATTAAAGCGGAAGCTTCACAAGCTGGAAAATGGGCGGTTGTACCATTCCCAACACTTCCTGGCGTAGATAATTCTGTTAATGCTTCAAACTTAGGCGGAAGCTCATGGTATGTTCTGAATGTACCAGGGAAAGAAAAAGCAGCAGATTTCCTAGCAAAAACGTTTGGATCAAACGTTGAGTTCTATCAAACAATCAATAAAGAAATTGGTGCAATTGGAACGTATAAGCCAGCCTCTGAAGGTGAAGCTTACCAAGCTGCAGACGAGTTCTTTGGCGGACAGAAAATCATTGCTGATTTCGCAAACTGGACTGCTGAAATTCCACAAGTAAACTTCGGTTTACACACCTATGCAATTGAAGACATTCTTGCAGTAGAAGCACAAAACTACATTAAAGGTAAAGATCTTGATAAAGCGTTAGAAGACGCTCAAGGCCAAGCTGAAACACAAGTAAAATAA
- a CDS encoding glycoside hydrolase family 88 protein produces the protein MTEQPQWVHDAWQKVNEKVERTSKRIGANFPHASENGQYVLAEPYWWTAGFWPGLLWQLYRESKNKELKQLAVECEEKLDAVQQDYYRLDHDMGFMWTLTSVAHYKLLGNENSKRRALLAANLLMGRFNVNGNYIRAWNPWTEGEDNSGVAIIDCMMNLPLLYWASEETGDPRFKSVAKRHAEMVLNHFIRSDGAVHHIVRFDPESGERIEALGGQGYSPDSAWSRGNAWAIYGLTLSYHYTGEVKYLESAKRVAHFFISHLPEDYVPVWDFLLPADVDSPRDSSAGAIAACGLLLLADKVNAAEAPIYQRVGERILESLYKNYGDWEGTEEGLVLQGTSHFPEQKYMNNPLIYGDYYFVEGLARLRGYKELFW, from the coding sequence ATGACAGAACAACCGCAATGGGTACATGATGCCTGGCAGAAGGTGAATGAAAAAGTAGAAAGAACAAGCAAAAGAATAGGGGCAAATTTCCCTCACGCAAGTGAAAACGGTCAATATGTTCTTGCGGAACCATATTGGTGGACAGCTGGGTTTTGGCCAGGATTGCTATGGCAATTATATCGAGAGAGTAAAAACAAAGAATTAAAGCAGTTGGCAGTTGAATGTGAAGAAAAGCTTGATGCTGTTCAACAAGACTATTACCGCCTAGACCATGATATGGGCTTTATGTGGACATTAACAAGCGTAGCTCACTATAAACTTCTAGGTAATGAGAATTCGAAACGGCGTGCTTTATTGGCAGCAAATCTATTAATGGGCAGATTTAATGTAAATGGTAACTACATACGTGCCTGGAACCCATGGACAGAAGGGGAAGACAACAGCGGTGTAGCAATTATTGACTGTATGATGAACCTGCCGCTCCTCTATTGGGCGTCTGAGGAAACAGGTGACCCTAGGTTTAAGAGTGTTGCTAAAAGACATGCGGAAATGGTATTAAACCACTTTATTCGAAGTGATGGAGCAGTCCATCATATTGTCCGATTTGATCCAGAAAGCGGGGAAAGAATTGAGGCGCTTGGCGGGCAGGGGTATAGTCCTGATTCAGCATGGTCAAGAGGGAACGCATGGGCCATTTATGGATTAACTTTGAGCTACCACTACACAGGGGAAGTTAAATACTTGGAAAGTGCAAAAAGAGTGGCACATTTCTTTATCTCCCATTTACCAGAGGATTATGTTCCGGTTTGGGATTTCCTCCTACCAGCTGATGTTGACTCTCCAAGGGATTCTTCTGCAGGTGCCATTGCAGCCTGTGGTCTCCTATTACTAGCAGATAAAGTGAACGCGGCAGAGGCTCCAATTTATCAAAGAGTTGGAGAAAGAATTCTTGAATCCCTTTATAAAAATTATGGTGACTGGGAAGGCACAGAAGAAGGATTGGTTTTACAGGGAACAAGCCATTTTCCAGAACAGAAGTATATGAATAATCCGTTGATTTACGGTGATTATTACTTTGTCGAAGGACTTGCTAGATTAAGAGGTTACAAGGAATTATTCTGGTAG